In a single window of the Clarias gariepinus isolate MV-2021 ecotype Netherlands chromosome 16, CGAR_prim_01v2, whole genome shotgun sequence genome:
- the otop2 gene encoding proton channel OTOP2 isoform X2: protein MSTKEEPELQECQISSVHPVAAHLGRAARSASIALSSTGSWRDPTRSWGWLLSGAVLINVIVLGCAFVGASVFNAKSVTAVHLELYLVVLIVSTTAWMVFYKAYTSRGDEAVLYKDFHAGPVWLRGGLVLFGLCSLIMDVFRITNSVGRIHCENTAVKIVFPAVQGMFVLVQTYFLWLHAKDCVQAQRNITRSGLMLTLATNLMIWITAVTEESLHKGNSSATHSLDFQSPLPRATASDANSSCVCNMMACDIFKKAIPYLYPFNIEYSLFASAMAYVMWKNVGRLVDDHGHHEHRFSMRDVLIGPALGIIVLVAGLTIFVVYQVDVSVPAPNEKREPALIMYYVANTTTVVLMSVASAVGCALFQLEQREHAVGKNPTRSLDMGLLIGASVGQLTVSYFTIVAVLADGVGSSVKALNLAWSVLLVVELCVQNVFIIEGLRREPHQDTRRASIFSNLLALQALEERRMSGNVLTPRGSIALPAHKPLPWKRKALKEISSFLLLCNIILWIIPAFGARPEFDNPLGEKFYKLSMWEAVVNIGLPFGIFYRMHSVASLLEVYLTS, encoded by the exons ATGAGCACCAAAGAGGAGCCAGAGCTTCAGGAGTGTCAGATCTCCAGCGTTCACCCTGTAGCGGCGCACCTGGGCCGGGCAGCGCGCTCGGCCAGCATCGCTCTGTCCTCCACCGGCTCATGGCGAGACCCGACGCGCAGCTGGGGCTGGCTGCTGTCCGGCGCTGTGCTCATCAACGTCATCGTGCTCGGGTGCGCGTTCGTCGGCGCCAGCGTGTTTAACGCGAAAAGCGTGACCGCCGTGCACCTGGAGCTCTACCTCGTGGTGCTGATCGTCTCCACTACCGCCTGGATGGTCTTCTACAAGGCGTACACGTCCCGCGGGGACGAGGCCGTGCTCTACAAGGACTTTCACGCCGGGCCCGTGTGgctcagag GTGGCCTGGTGCTGTTTGGACTCTGCAGCTTGATCATGGACGTTTTTAGGATCACAAACTCTGTGGGTCGTATACACTGTGAAAATACAGCTGTGAAAATCGTCTTTCCCGCTGTACAAGGCATGTTCGTCCTGGTGCAG ACTTACTTTCTCTGGCTCCATGCCAAGGATTGTGTGCAAGCACAGAGAAACATAACTCG CTCTGGACTCATGCTCACCTTGGCCACAAACCTGATGATATGGATTACAGCAGTGACAGAGGAGTCTCTCCATAAAGGGAATAGCAGTGCTACCCACAGCCTTGATTTCCAGAGTCCCTTACCTAGAG CTACAGCTTCTGACGCCAACAGCAGTTGTGTGTGCAACATGATGGCATGCGACATCTTTAAAAAAGCCATCCCTTATCTCTATCCATTCAATATTGAGTACAGCCTGTTCGCCTCAGCAATGGCCTATGTGATGTGGAAGAACGTGGGCCGACTGGTGGATGACCATGGGCATCATGAGCACCGCTTCAGCATGCGTGATGTGTTGATTGGCCCAGCCCTTGGCATCATTGTGCTGGTGGCTGGCCTGACCATATTTGTGGTGTACCAGGTGGATGTGTCGGTCCCGGCCCCCAACGAGAAAAGGGAGCCAGCCCTCATTATGTACTATGTAGCCAACACAACCACAGTGGTCCTGATGAGTGTGGCATCAGCAGTTGGTTGTGCTTTGTTCCAGCTGGAGCAGCGTGAGCATGCAGTGGGCAAGAACCCAACACGCAGCCTGGACATGGGGCTCTTAATTGGTGCCTCTGTAGGCCAACTCACAGTCTCCTACTTCACCATTGTGGCTGTGTTGGCGGACGGTGTGGGTAGCTCAGTCAAAGCCCTTAACCTTGCATGGAGCGTGCTTCTAGTAGTCGAGCTTTGTGTACAGAACGTGTTCATCATTGAAGGTTTGCGGCGTGAGCCACACCAGGACACACGGCGAGCCAGTATCTTCTCCAATCTGCTCGCCTTGCAAGCACTCGAAGAGCGCAGGATGTCCGGCAATGTGCTTACACCCCGTGGCTCCATTGCCCTACCAGCTCACAAGCCCCTTCCCTGGAAGAGGAAGGCTCTCAAGGAGATCTCATCATTCCTGCTGCTTTGCAACATTATT CTTTGGATCATACCTGCTTTCGGAGCACGACCAGAGTTTGACAACCCCCTTGGAGAGAAGTTCTACAAATTAAGCATGTGGGAGGCTGTTGTTAACATCGGACTGCCTTTTGGGATCTTCTACCGAATGCACTCAGTGGCCAGTCTTTTAGAGGTGTATCTTACCTCTTGA
- the otop2 gene encoding proton channel OTOP2 isoform X1, which yields MRFKTLTLLDLHELSLYIHGISLETGAMSTKEEPELQECQISSVHPVAAHLGRAARSASIALSSTGSWRDPTRSWGWLLSGAVLINVIVLGCAFVGASVFNAKSVTAVHLELYLVVLIVSTTAWMVFYKAYTSRGDEAVLYKDFHAGPVWLRGGLVLFGLCSLIMDVFRITNSVGRIHCENTAVKIVFPAVQGMFVLVQTYFLWLHAKDCVQAQRNITRSGLMLTLATNLMIWITAVTEESLHKGNSSATHSLDFQSPLPRATASDANSSCVCNMMACDIFKKAIPYLYPFNIEYSLFASAMAYVMWKNVGRLVDDHGHHEHRFSMRDVLIGPALGIIVLVAGLTIFVVYQVDVSVPAPNEKREPALIMYYVANTTTVVLMSVASAVGCALFQLEQREHAVGKNPTRSLDMGLLIGASVGQLTVSYFTIVAVLADGVGSSVKALNLAWSVLLVVELCVQNVFIIEGLRREPHQDTRRASIFSNLLALQALEERRMSGNVLTPRGSIALPAHKPLPWKRKALKEISSFLLLCNIILWIIPAFGARPEFDNPLGEKFYKLSMWEAVVNIGLPFGIFYRMHSVASLLEVYLTS from the exons ATGCGTTTTAAAACGCTAACGCTGCTCGATCTGCATGAACTGAGCTTGTACATCCATGGCATATCTTTGGAAACAGGCGCGATGAGCACCAAAGAGGAGCCAGAGCTTCAGGAGTGTCAGATCTCCAGCGTTCACCCTGTAGCGGCGCACCTGGGCCGGGCAGCGCGCTCGGCCAGCATCGCTCTGTCCTCCACCGGCTCATGGCGAGACCCGACGCGCAGCTGGGGCTGGCTGCTGTCCGGCGCTGTGCTCATCAACGTCATCGTGCTCGGGTGCGCGTTCGTCGGCGCCAGCGTGTTTAACGCGAAAAGCGTGACCGCCGTGCACCTGGAGCTCTACCTCGTGGTGCTGATCGTCTCCACTACCGCCTGGATGGTCTTCTACAAGGCGTACACGTCCCGCGGGGACGAGGCCGTGCTCTACAAGGACTTTCACGCCGGGCCCGTGTGgctcagag GTGGCCTGGTGCTGTTTGGACTCTGCAGCTTGATCATGGACGTTTTTAGGATCACAAACTCTGTGGGTCGTATACACTGTGAAAATACAGCTGTGAAAATCGTCTTTCCCGCTGTACAAGGCATGTTCGTCCTGGTGCAG ACTTACTTTCTCTGGCTCCATGCCAAGGATTGTGTGCAAGCACAGAGAAACATAACTCG CTCTGGACTCATGCTCACCTTGGCCACAAACCTGATGATATGGATTACAGCAGTGACAGAGGAGTCTCTCCATAAAGGGAATAGCAGTGCTACCCACAGCCTTGATTTCCAGAGTCCCTTACCTAGAG CTACAGCTTCTGACGCCAACAGCAGTTGTGTGTGCAACATGATGGCATGCGACATCTTTAAAAAAGCCATCCCTTATCTCTATCCATTCAATATTGAGTACAGCCTGTTCGCCTCAGCAATGGCCTATGTGATGTGGAAGAACGTGGGCCGACTGGTGGATGACCATGGGCATCATGAGCACCGCTTCAGCATGCGTGATGTGTTGATTGGCCCAGCCCTTGGCATCATTGTGCTGGTGGCTGGCCTGACCATATTTGTGGTGTACCAGGTGGATGTGTCGGTCCCGGCCCCCAACGAGAAAAGGGAGCCAGCCCTCATTATGTACTATGTAGCCAACACAACCACAGTGGTCCTGATGAGTGTGGCATCAGCAGTTGGTTGTGCTTTGTTCCAGCTGGAGCAGCGTGAGCATGCAGTGGGCAAGAACCCAACACGCAGCCTGGACATGGGGCTCTTAATTGGTGCCTCTGTAGGCCAACTCACAGTCTCCTACTTCACCATTGTGGCTGTGTTGGCGGACGGTGTGGGTAGCTCAGTCAAAGCCCTTAACCTTGCATGGAGCGTGCTTCTAGTAGTCGAGCTTTGTGTACAGAACGTGTTCATCATTGAAGGTTTGCGGCGTGAGCCACACCAGGACACACGGCGAGCCAGTATCTTCTCCAATCTGCTCGCCTTGCAAGCACTCGAAGAGCGCAGGATGTCCGGCAATGTGCTTACACCCCGTGGCTCCATTGCCCTACCAGCTCACAAGCCCCTTCCCTGGAAGAGGAAGGCTCTCAAGGAGATCTCATCATTCCTGCTGCTTTGCAACATTATT CTTTGGATCATACCTGCTTTCGGAGCACGACCAGAGTTTGACAACCCCCTTGGAGAGAAGTTCTACAAATTAAGCATGTGGGAGGCTGTTGTTAACATCGGACTGCCTTTTGGGATCTTCTACCGAATGCACTCAGTGGCCAGTCTTTTAGAGGTGTATCTTACCTCTTGA